From Methanoculleus thermophilus:
CCTTGTTCGATAGATATGAACGCTCATTCAATGACAGGTGGTTAATAGAGTAATATATTAAGGTGATACTATGGCAAGGCGTAAAAATCCTTTCGACATTGATCTCCCCTCAATTACTGGACCAGTGGACGTATTTGGCAATGGACCGGGAAAGTCTCAAAAAAAATCGAACAAATCTAAGTTAACCCAAACTCAAAAGACTAAAATTAAAAATGTTGTTGGAAAGTGTGAATATCCAGGATGCAATCATCCACCTCATGAAGTACACCATATTAAATGGCTGGAGGAAGGCGGGACAGATACATACAGTAATCTTGTAGTTCTTTGTGGCTCTCATCATAACGATGCACATGGAAAGAATCCGCAGGGAAATATGATACCTAAAGCAAAACTAAAGAGCATCGTTACTAAAAGGTCTAAAGCCAAATCTGACAACATTAAGGCGATCTTGAAAAATGTCGGCATACGGGGAGGGGGAAGCAGGGAAGACAACCGAGATCCTTGGGATATCGACTTTAGGTTTTAGGGGTTAAATCTCGTTAATCGTTCAATACGGGGACTTATGGGAGATAAATGTATAATCTGTGGGAAATTCGTTGGATTGTTCCAGAAATACGTCGTTTATCCTGGCAGAGAAAAAGGTGCTCTCGAGATTACATCAGGGCAACCGATATGCAATAAGTGTCAAGAAAATATGTTTGACACTATCAATGCAGAAGAAACGGCAAACATAATTTTGTTGCTGCAAAACGGAAAGGCCCAAGAAGCATTAGAAAGACAGATGGAGAATTACAATCCCAACAGTCCTGCGAGTAATTATAACGTTGGAAATCTCCTCAGTAATTTACACCGTCTCGATGAAGCCTTAGAATATTACGATACTGCTCTCTTCTTAGATACGCATTATGTTAAAGCATGGTATAGAAAAGGAGCATTGCTCTTCTATACAGATAGACATCCTGATGCTGCAAAATGCTTTGAAAACGGCTCTGTTGAAACCCTCTAGTCGAGGGTCGGCTCCATCTGAGGGGAAAGATCTATAAAACCGTTGCTCCTTGTGTTAATGACGAAACCAACAACAAGGAGCAGAGTTAGTGTCGACGAATGGCTAT
This genomic window contains:
- a CDS encoding HNH endonuclease signature motif containing protein, which produces MARRKNPFDIDLPSITGPVDVFGNGPGKSQKKSNKSKLTQTQKTKIKNVVGKCEYPGCNHPPHEVHHIKWLEEGGTDTYSNLVVLCGSHHNDAHGKNPQGNMIPKAKLKSIVTKRSKAKSDNIKAILKNVGIRGGGSREDNRDPWDIDFRF
- a CDS encoding tetratricopeptide repeat protein; this encodes MFQKYVVYPGREKGALEITSGQPICNKCQENMFDTINAEETANIILLLQNGKAQEALERQMENYNPNSPASNYNVGNLLSNLHRLDEALEYYDTALFLDTHYVKAWYRKGALLFYTDRHPDAAKCFENGSVETL